One Diospyros lotus cultivar Yz01 chromosome 1, ASM1463336v1, whole genome shotgun sequence genomic window carries:
- the LOC127794568 gene encoding uncharacterized protein LOC127794568 isoform X4, which yields MAEEAPQNKLKICLDAEHAKCSICLNIWHDVVTVAPCFHNFCNGCFSEWLKRSQEKHSIVLCPHCRSAVQFVARNHFLHNIEGDILQADSSLKRSDEEIAHLDSHASIKSPLVLCTGRKAHRKRARLPADDETDVGDLSCPQCGIELAGFQCSRVTVHLQCQACGGMMPSRNNISVPQHCLGCDRVFCGAYWHAQGVVGISTHPTCSLETLKPISERTITRIPTLAHERNQHEQDVTDRCIRQMGRTLQDVISDWITKWDNREIDRTRMPLNHAEMITAATHICNECHEKLVSFLLYWFRISMPKYLLPTEASQRQDCWYGYACRTQHHSEEHASKRNHVCRPTRGTSNNT from the exons ATGGCCGAGGAAGCTCCCCAAAACAAGCTGAAG ATCTGTTTAGATGCTGAACATGCAAAATGCAGCATTTGTCTAAATATTTGGCACGATGTTGTCACTGTTGCTCCCTGCTTTCACAACTTCTG CAACGGATGTTTCTCAGAGTGGCTGAAAAGGTCCCAGGAGAAACACTCAATTGTTCTTTGTCCCCATTGTCGATCAGCAGTGCAATTTGTAGCAAGAAACCATTTTCTGCATAACATTGAAGGG GATATTCTGCAGGCTGATTCTTCGTTAAAACGTTCTGATGAAGAAATTGCACATTTGGATTCTCATGCATCAATAAAGTCACCTCTT GTCCTTTGCACTGGAAGAAAGGCTCATCGGAAGAGGGCACGTTTGCCAGCGGATGATGAAACTGATGTTGGAGATCTCTCATGCCCTCAATGTG GCATTGAGCTTGCAGGATTCCAGTGCAGCCGGGTTACTGTTCATCTGCAGTGTCAAGCTTGTGGAGGAATGATGCCTTCTAGAAAcaatataagtgtcccacaacaTT GTTTAGGATGCGATCGTGTATTTTGTGGTGCTTATTGGCATGCCCAGGGGGTTGTTGGAATAAGCACTCATCCAACATGTAGTCTTGAGACTTTAAAACCT ATATCAGAACGTACCATCACTAGGATCCCGACATTGGCACATGAAAGGAATCAGCATGAACAAGAT GTTACAGATAGGTGTATTAGACAGATGGGAAGAACCTTGCAGGATGTTATCTCTGATTGGATTACAAAGTGGGACAATCGAGAAATTG aTCGCACACGGATGCCGTTGAACCATGCTGAGATGATAACTGCTGCAACACATATTTGCAA TGAATGCCATGAGAAACTAGTTTCATTCCTGCTGTACTGGTTCAGGATTTCAATGCCGAAATAT CTTCTGCCGACAGAGGCATCTCAGAGGCAAGATTGCTGGTATGGATATGCGTGTAGGACGCAGCACCACAGTGAGGAACATGCCAGTAAAAGAAACCATGTTTGCCGTCCAACAAGGGGTACTAGTAACAACACATAG
- the LOC127794568 gene encoding uncharacterized protein LOC127794568 isoform X7 — protein sequence MLSLLLPAFTTSEWLKRSQEKHSIVLCPHCRSAVQFVARNHFLHNIEGDILQADSSLKRSDEEIAHLDSHASIKSPLVLCTGRKAHRKRARLPADDETDVGDLSCPQCGIELAGFQCSRVTVHLQCQACGGMMPSRNNISVPQHCLGCDRVFCGAYWHAQGVVGISTHPTCSLETLKPISERTITRIPTLAHERNQHEQDVTDRCIRQMGRTLQDVISDWITKWDNREIDRTRMPLNHAEMITAATHICNECHEKLVSFLLYWFRISMPKYLLPTEASQRQDCWYGYACRTQHHSEEHASKRNHVCRPTRGTSNNT from the exons ATGTTGTCACTGTTGCTCCCTGCTTTCACAACTTCTG AGTGGCTGAAAAGGTCCCAGGAGAAACACTCAATTGTTCTTTGTCCCCATTGTCGATCAGCAGTGCAATTTGTAGCAAGAAACCATTTTCTGCATAACATTGAAGGG GATATTCTGCAGGCTGATTCTTCGTTAAAACGTTCTGATGAAGAAATTGCACATTTGGATTCTCATGCATCAATAAAGTCACCTCTT GTCCTTTGCACTGGAAGAAAGGCTCATCGGAAGAGGGCACGTTTGCCAGCGGATGATGAAACTGATGTTGGAGATCTCTCATGCCCTCAATGTG GCATTGAGCTTGCAGGATTCCAGTGCAGCCGGGTTACTGTTCATCTGCAGTGTCAAGCTTGTGGAGGAATGATGCCTTCTAGAAAcaatataagtgtcccacaacaTT GTTTAGGATGCGATCGTGTATTTTGTGGTGCTTATTGGCATGCCCAGGGGGTTGTTGGAATAAGCACTCATCCAACATGTAGTCTTGAGACTTTAAAACCT ATATCAGAACGTACCATCACTAGGATCCCGACATTGGCACATGAAAGGAATCAGCATGAACAAGAT GTTACAGATAGGTGTATTAGACAGATGGGAAGAACCTTGCAGGATGTTATCTCTGATTGGATTACAAAGTGGGACAATCGAGAAATTG aTCGCACACGGATGCCGTTGAACCATGCTGAGATGATAACTGCTGCAACACATATTTGCAA TGAATGCCATGAGAAACTAGTTTCATTCCTGCTGTACTGGTTCAGGATTTCAATGCCGAAATAT CTTCTGCCGACAGAGGCATCTCAGAGGCAAGATTGCTGGTATGGATATGCGTGTAGGACGCAGCACCACAGTGAGGAACATGCCAGTAAAAGAAACCATGTTTGCCGTCCAACAAGGGGTACTAGTAACAACACATAG
- the LOC127794568 gene encoding uncharacterized protein LOC127794568 isoform X5, whose protein sequence is MAEESPKNKLKICLDAEHAKCSICLNIWHDVVTVAPCFHNFCNGCFSEWLKRSQEKHSIVLCPHCRSAVQFVARNHFLHNIEGDILQADSSLKRSDEEIAHLDSHASIKSPLVLCTGRKAHRKRARLPADDETDVGDLSCPQCGIELAGFQCSRVTVHLQCQACGGMMPSRNNISVPQHCLGCDRVFCGAYWHAQGVVGISTHPTCSLETLKPISERTITRIPTLAHERNQHEQDVTDRCIRQMGRTLQDVISDWITKWDNREIDRTRMPLNHAEMITAATHICNECHEKLVSFLLYWFRISMPKYLLPTEASQRQDCWYGYACRTQHHSEEHASKRNHVCRPTRGTSNNT, encoded by the exons ATCTGTTTAGATGCTGAACATGCAAAATGCAGCATTTGTCTAAATATTTGGCACGATGTTGTCACTGTTGCTCCCTGCTTTCACAACTTCTG CAACGGATGTTTCTCAGAGTGGCTGAAAAGGTCCCAGGAGAAACACTCAATTGTTCTTTGTCCCCATTGTCGATCAGCAGTGCAATTTGTAGCAAGAAACCATTTTCTGCATAACATTGAAGGG GATATTCTGCAGGCTGATTCTTCGTTAAAACGTTCTGATGAAGAAATTGCACATTTGGATTCTCATGCATCAATAAAGTCACCTCTT GTCCTTTGCACTGGAAGAAAGGCTCATCGGAAGAGGGCACGTTTGCCAGCGGATGATGAAACTGATGTTGGAGATCTCTCATGCCCTCAATGTG GCATTGAGCTTGCAGGATTCCAGTGCAGCCGGGTTACTGTTCATCTGCAGTGTCAAGCTTGTGGAGGAATGATGCCTTCTAGAAAcaatataagtgtcccacaacaTT GTTTAGGATGCGATCGTGTATTTTGTGGTGCTTATTGGCATGCCCAGGGGGTTGTTGGAATAAGCACTCATCCAACATGTAGTCTTGAGACTTTAAAACCT ATATCAGAACGTACCATCACTAGGATCCCGACATTGGCACATGAAAGGAATCAGCATGAACAAGAT GTTACAGATAGGTGTATTAGACAGATGGGAAGAACCTTGCAGGATGTTATCTCTGATTGGATTACAAAGTGGGACAATCGAGAAATTG aTCGCACACGGATGCCGTTGAACCATGCTGAGATGATAACTGCTGCAACACATATTTGCAA TGAATGCCATGAGAAACTAGTTTCATTCCTGCTGTACTGGTTCAGGATTTCAATGCCGAAATAT CTTCTGCCGACAGAGGCATCTCAGAGGCAAGATTGCTGGTATGGATATGCGTGTAGGACGCAGCACCACAGTGAGGAACATGCCAGTAAAAGAAACCATGTTTGCCGTCCAACAAGGGGTACTAGTAACAACACATAG
- the LOC127794568 gene encoding uncharacterized protein LOC127794568 isoform X1: MLQPLRVFKLQVGNYGRGSSPKQAEDAEHAKCSICLNIWHDVVTVAPCFHNFCNGCFSEWLKRSQEKHSIVLCPHCRSAVQFVARNHFLHNIEGDILQADSSLKRSDEEIAHLDSHASIKSPLVLCTGRKAHRKRARLPADDETDVGDLSCPQCGIELAGFQCSRVTVHLQCQACGGMMPSRNNISVPQHCLGCDRVFCGAYWHAQGVVGISTHPTCSLETLKPISERTITRIPTLAHERNQHEQDVTDRCIRQMGRTLQDVISDWITKWDNREIDRTRMPLNHAEMITAATHICNECHEKLVSFLLYWFRISMPKYLLPTEASQRQDCWYGYACRTQHHSEEHASKRNHVCRPTRGTSNNT; encoded by the exons CGGGTATTTAAATTACAGGTAGGAAATTATGGCCGAGGAAGCTCCCCAAAACAAGCTGAAG ATGCTGAACATGCAAAATGCAGCATTTGTCTAAATATTTGGCACGATGTTGTCACTGTTGCTCCCTGCTTTCACAACTTCTG CAACGGATGTTTCTCAGAGTGGCTGAAAAGGTCCCAGGAGAAACACTCAATTGTTCTTTGTCCCCATTGTCGATCAGCAGTGCAATTTGTAGCAAGAAACCATTTTCTGCATAACATTGAAGGG GATATTCTGCAGGCTGATTCTTCGTTAAAACGTTCTGATGAAGAAATTGCACATTTGGATTCTCATGCATCAATAAAGTCACCTCTT GTCCTTTGCACTGGAAGAAAGGCTCATCGGAAGAGGGCACGTTTGCCAGCGGATGATGAAACTGATGTTGGAGATCTCTCATGCCCTCAATGTG GCATTGAGCTTGCAGGATTCCAGTGCAGCCGGGTTACTGTTCATCTGCAGTGTCAAGCTTGTGGAGGAATGATGCCTTCTAGAAAcaatataagtgtcccacaacaTT GTTTAGGATGCGATCGTGTATTTTGTGGTGCTTATTGGCATGCCCAGGGGGTTGTTGGAATAAGCACTCATCCAACATGTAGTCTTGAGACTTTAAAACCT ATATCAGAACGTACCATCACTAGGATCCCGACATTGGCACATGAAAGGAATCAGCATGAACAAGAT GTTACAGATAGGTGTATTAGACAGATGGGAAGAACCTTGCAGGATGTTATCTCTGATTGGATTACAAAGTGGGACAATCGAGAAATTG aTCGCACACGGATGCCGTTGAACCATGCTGAGATGATAACTGCTGCAACACATATTTGCAA TGAATGCCATGAGAAACTAGTTTCATTCCTGCTGTACTGGTTCAGGATTTCAATGCCGAAATAT CTTCTGCCGACAGAGGCATCTCAGAGGCAAGATTGCTGGTATGGATATGCGTGTAGGACGCAGCACCACAGTGAGGAACATGCCAGTAAAAGAAACCATGTTTGCCGTCCAACAAGGGGTACTAGTAACAACACATAG
- the LOC127794568 gene encoding uncharacterized protein LOC127794568 isoform X3, with protein sequence MLQPLVGNYGRGSSPKQAEDAEHAKCSICLNIWHDVVTVAPCFHNFCNGCFSEWLKRSQEKHSIVLCPHCRSAVQFVARNHFLHNIEGDILQADSSLKRSDEEIAHLDSHASIKSPLVLCTGRKAHRKRARLPADDETDVGDLSCPQCGIELAGFQCSRVTVHLQCQACGGMMPSRNNISVPQHCLGCDRVFCGAYWHAQGVVGISTHPTCSLETLKPISERTITRIPTLAHERNQHEQDVTDRCIRQMGRTLQDVISDWITKWDNREIDRTRMPLNHAEMITAATHICNECHEKLVSFLLYWFRISMPKYLLPTEASQRQDCWYGYACRTQHHSEEHASKRNHVCRPTRGTSNNT encoded by the exons GTAGGAAATTATGGCCGAGGAAGCTCCCCAAAACAAGCTGAAG ATGCTGAACATGCAAAATGCAGCATTTGTCTAAATATTTGGCACGATGTTGTCACTGTTGCTCCCTGCTTTCACAACTTCTG CAACGGATGTTTCTCAGAGTGGCTGAAAAGGTCCCAGGAGAAACACTCAATTGTTCTTTGTCCCCATTGTCGATCAGCAGTGCAATTTGTAGCAAGAAACCATTTTCTGCATAACATTGAAGGG GATATTCTGCAGGCTGATTCTTCGTTAAAACGTTCTGATGAAGAAATTGCACATTTGGATTCTCATGCATCAATAAAGTCACCTCTT GTCCTTTGCACTGGAAGAAAGGCTCATCGGAAGAGGGCACGTTTGCCAGCGGATGATGAAACTGATGTTGGAGATCTCTCATGCCCTCAATGTG GCATTGAGCTTGCAGGATTCCAGTGCAGCCGGGTTACTGTTCATCTGCAGTGTCAAGCTTGTGGAGGAATGATGCCTTCTAGAAAcaatataagtgtcccacaacaTT GTTTAGGATGCGATCGTGTATTTTGTGGTGCTTATTGGCATGCCCAGGGGGTTGTTGGAATAAGCACTCATCCAACATGTAGTCTTGAGACTTTAAAACCT ATATCAGAACGTACCATCACTAGGATCCCGACATTGGCACATGAAAGGAATCAGCATGAACAAGAT GTTACAGATAGGTGTATTAGACAGATGGGAAGAACCTTGCAGGATGTTATCTCTGATTGGATTACAAAGTGGGACAATCGAGAAATTG aTCGCACACGGATGCCGTTGAACCATGCTGAGATGATAACTGCTGCAACACATATTTGCAA TGAATGCCATGAGAAACTAGTTTCATTCCTGCTGTACTGGTTCAGGATTTCAATGCCGAAATAT CTTCTGCCGACAGAGGCATCTCAGAGGCAAGATTGCTGGTATGGATATGCGTGTAGGACGCAGCACCACAGTGAGGAACATGCCAGTAAAAGAAACCATGTTTGCCGTCCAACAAGGGGTACTAGTAACAACACATAG
- the LOC127794568 gene encoding uncharacterized protein LOC127794568 isoform X2 encodes MLQPLRVFKLQVGNYGRGSSPKQAEDAEHAKCSICLNIWHDVVTVAPCFHNFCNGCFSEWLKRSQEKHSIVLCPHCRSAVQFVARNHFLHNIEGDILQADSSLKRSDEEIAHLDSHASIKSPLVLCTGRKAHRKRARLPADDETDVGDLSCPQCGFQCSRVTVHLQCQACGGMMPSRNNISVPQHCLGCDRVFCGAYWHAQGVVGISTHPTCSLETLKPISERTITRIPTLAHERNQHEQDVTDRCIRQMGRTLQDVISDWITKWDNREIDRTRMPLNHAEMITAATHICNECHEKLVSFLLYWFRISMPKYLLPTEASQRQDCWYGYACRTQHHSEEHASKRNHVCRPTRGTSNNT; translated from the exons CGGGTATTTAAATTACAGGTAGGAAATTATGGCCGAGGAAGCTCCCCAAAACAAGCTGAAG ATGCTGAACATGCAAAATGCAGCATTTGTCTAAATATTTGGCACGATGTTGTCACTGTTGCTCCCTGCTTTCACAACTTCTG CAACGGATGTTTCTCAGAGTGGCTGAAAAGGTCCCAGGAGAAACACTCAATTGTTCTTTGTCCCCATTGTCGATCAGCAGTGCAATTTGTAGCAAGAAACCATTTTCTGCATAACATTGAAGGG GATATTCTGCAGGCTGATTCTTCGTTAAAACGTTCTGATGAAGAAATTGCACATTTGGATTCTCATGCATCAATAAAGTCACCTCTT GTCCTTTGCACTGGAAGAAAGGCTCATCGGAAGAGGGCACGTTTGCCAGCGGATGATGAAACTGATGTTGGAGATCTCTCATGCCCTCAATGTG GATTCCAGTGCAGCCGGGTTACTGTTCATCTGCAGTGTCAAGCTTGTGGAGGAATGATGCCTTCTAGAAAcaatataagtgtcccacaacaTT GTTTAGGATGCGATCGTGTATTTTGTGGTGCTTATTGGCATGCCCAGGGGGTTGTTGGAATAAGCACTCATCCAACATGTAGTCTTGAGACTTTAAAACCT ATATCAGAACGTACCATCACTAGGATCCCGACATTGGCACATGAAAGGAATCAGCATGAACAAGAT GTTACAGATAGGTGTATTAGACAGATGGGAAGAACCTTGCAGGATGTTATCTCTGATTGGATTACAAAGTGGGACAATCGAGAAATTG aTCGCACACGGATGCCGTTGAACCATGCTGAGATGATAACTGCTGCAACACATATTTGCAA TGAATGCCATGAGAAACTAGTTTCATTCCTGCTGTACTGGTTCAGGATTTCAATGCCGAAATAT CTTCTGCCGACAGAGGCATCTCAGAGGCAAGATTGCTGGTATGGATATGCGTGTAGGACGCAGCACCACAGTGAGGAACATGCCAGTAAAAGAAACCATGTTTGCCGTCCAACAAGGGGTACTAGTAACAACACATAG